The Ignavibacteriales bacterium genome has a segment encoding these proteins:
- a CDS encoding acyl-ACP desaturase, whose amino-acid sequence MDIILPFEDKKALETFGKIEVLNHLETKVKEWIESHVAKRKLWFSSDFLPADEKMSDDQEKNLSSLKERVRGVKDSVRVAVAINLLTEEGLPHFHRLIAKHLGDESFWSKWNNMWTGEEDRHGCILRDYARDGRLFRFRDVEMMQYHYLEAGFNPDWDRDPYKVFVYTTLQERATQISHKNTGTHVGTDEPLLDGILSSIAADEAKHYTFYRNVFKAILEIDPNRALIAAADIMPAIDMPGISMPNFREMADVVRRVGIYGPWDYKKIVEEAIKFWDIEVITGLNELASKAQEKILAIPKRLEKVAEYIEQRTAKKTFSFDFIYQRILVFE is encoded by the coding sequence ATGGATATCATCCTACCATTTGAAGATAAAAAAGCGCTGGAAACATTTGGCAAAATAGAAGTTCTTAATCATCTTGAAACAAAGGTAAAGGAGTGGATCGAATCGCACGTTGCAAAAAGAAAATTGTGGTTCTCTAGTGATTTTCTACCTGCTGACGAAAAGATGAGTGATGATCAAGAAAAAAATTTAAGTTCACTCAAAGAACGAGTTAGAGGGGTAAAGGATTCAGTTCGCGTAGCCGTAGCAATAAATCTATTAACGGAAGAAGGACTTCCACATTTTCACCGTTTAATAGCAAAACATCTTGGTGATGAAAGTTTCTGGTCCAAATGGAATAACATGTGGACTGGAGAAGAAGATCGTCACGGATGTATTCTACGGGATTATGCGCGTGACGGCAGACTGTTTCGTTTCCGAGATGTCGAAATGATGCAGTATCACTATCTGGAAGCCGGGTTTAATCCGGATTGGGATCGAGATCCTTACAAAGTGTTTGTTTATACAACGCTTCAAGAAAGAGCAACACAAATATCACACAAAAATACGGGAACACATGTCGGAACTGATGAGCCCTTATTGGATGGAATTCTGAGTAGTATTGCTGCCGATGAAGCAAAGCATTACACGTTTTACCGAAACGTGTTCAAAGCGATTCTGGAAATTGATCCGAACCGTGCATTGATTGCAGCGGCTGATATTATGCCCGCAATCGATATGCCGGGTATTTCAATGCCGAACTTCAGAGAGATGGCAGATGTAGTTAGACGTGTTGGAATTTATGGTCCGTGGGATTATAAAAAAATTGTAGAGGAAGCTATCAAATTTTGGGATATTGAAGTTATCACGGGTTTGAATGAGCTGGCTTCCAAAGCACAAGAAAAGATTCTGGCTATTCCAAAAAGATTGGAAAAAGTGGCAGAGTATATCGAGCAGAGAACTGCTAAAAAAACTTTCTCGTTCGATTTCATTTATCAACGGATTCTTGTTTTCGAATGA
- a CDS encoding dihydroorotate dehydrogenase-like protein, with the protein MDLSTTYMGLKLKNPLVPSASPLSQSVDTVKAMEDAGAAAIVVYSLFEEQITHESGELNHYLTYHDNSNAEAASYFPEQDKFHLSPAKYLDHIANLKRAVDIPIIGSLNGVSSGGWINYAKKIEQAGADAIELNIYYIPTNPLTSGSEIETMYVDVLKEVKKNVKIPVAIKLSPFFSSMSNMAQKLDNAGADALVLFNRFYQPDFDLDNLNVVPNLVLSTNWEMRLPLRWIAILHGNINANLALTSGVHSHTDVIKSMMAGADVAMICSELLINGVGRIADILSKMNNWMEEKEYASVSLMKGSMSQKSIAEPAAFERANYMRMLQSYKTLV; encoded by the coding sequence ATGGATCTTTCAACAACGTATATGGGATTAAAACTGAAGAACCCGTTAGTTCCTTCTGCATCACCGCTTTCTCAAAGTGTTGATACGGTAAAAGCGATGGAAGACGCAGGCGCTGCTGCGATTGTTGTTTATTCATTGTTTGAAGAACAGATAACACATGAATCCGGAGAACTTAATCATTATTTAACTTATCACGACAACAGTAACGCAGAAGCAGCAAGTTATTTCCCGGAACAGGATAAATTTCATCTTTCTCCCGCAAAATATCTTGATCATATTGCTAATCTTAAGAGAGCAGTAGACATTCCAATAATTGGAAGTTTGAACGGAGTTAGTTCTGGCGGTTGGATTAATTATGCAAAAAAAATAGAACAAGCCGGAGCCGATGCAATTGAATTAAATATTTATTACATACCGACGAATCCTCTTACCTCTGGATCTGAAATTGAAACGATGTATGTTGATGTTTTGAAGGAAGTAAAAAAGAATGTAAAAATTCCGGTTGCTATTAAATTGAGTCCTTTCTTTTCTTCGATGTCTAACATGGCACAAAAATTAGATAATGCTGGAGCTGACGCATTAGTACTTTTCAATCGTTTCTATCAACCGGATTTTGATTTGGATAATCTTAATGTTGTACCGAATCTTGTGTTGAGTACAAATTGGGAAATGCGTCTGCCATTACGATGGATTGCAATTCTCCATGGAAACATCAATGCTAATCTTGCGTTGACAAGCGGTGTTCATTCACATACAGATGTTATAAAATCAATGATGGCCGGAGCAGATGTTGCAATGATTTGTTCTGAACTATTAATTAATGGAGTTGGTAGAATTGCAGACATTCTTTCTAAAATGAATAACTGGATGGAAGAAAAAGAATACGCATCCGTATCATTGATGAAAGGAAGCATGAGCCAAAAATCGATAGCAGAGCCGGCGGCATTCGAACGCGCTAACTATATGAGAATGCTGCAAAGCTATAAGACATTAGTCTAA